In Trifolium pratense cultivar HEN17-A07 linkage group LG7, ARS_RC_1.1, whole genome shotgun sequence, a genomic segment contains:
- the LOC123897496 gene encoding BTB/POZ domain-containing protein At1g04390 codes for MIHTTTTTKSSAREKENDRSLSSHILTLHRRLLHALNLGTRYFDDKTNQWKWQCVNIEVQKNVLRSITAFLHSISSDARATRHTIVKESAADILGALLWILQCKNEPLLSMASNVAVKLVSVLPSSLLQLRMLDLVYCLSSLLSSHQVEVAIPCATALNSIISGLSATSEKAVIEALKETEISICIVRNIKDCSAKKIEYFVEMASLLSTILLRWPSSRFPVCNDVELMKVLANMHTKTDSSIKLVLLKLYTSLALCDSVAQKLIEDGKVFLQMIVQAMGKSNPHDVRIEGFRLAQCLLRSQENCLKVMDLCGEALVDAIICGMRETGPCSKKIENNYGSVLVEACKLALITRWAGDHHIKFWKQGIDKVLLNLLIENIHDQSSEFVLSLEKQISMVKEGLKVNYHVALRSYVWDILGWLTIHCGENSNPYGNTQESELHINLLILCACFTFVDVIQKWCRICLNDFDDNFQSEPVSRTVLMMIYSPCNYISSHARFVLSDILKVKGDPCLKNSLHTLDYISSLKSYSSFDKLQLVINLIGLTCFSSLPQYQRCIIESRGIQAVVRLVQRCLSNDIHVERPEVAPHLHTVFHKRSCCWICKGDWEGSNVLLFYGLWGLAEFLHQCGLLLDNPQQFTREVTNIKTQLVNKLHEICSNTSFSPGVKWYVSYILSYFGFYGFPNEYSKRIGMAFNKEEYADLRLIVANGDSVGVHGVILAVRCPSILPSKMLSGSKSSKQITNNFVGETMREVRYSSHVDYEALLLLLEYVYLGRLHAAEEETVKKLKILAKRCNLQPLLQMLCRQSPKWGIPFPGFTLTSSLDSAGSYFSDVIMEAKLNEPVGWACNICSHPVPHLHVHKVILQSGCDYLQGLFRSGMQESHSQVIKVDISWEALTKLAHWFYSDELPNPPSGCLWFNMDDQEKLFNLQPYVELCWLGEFWIMESIQEACWNVIMSCLDSSKQLSIKIIKMAYKLSLWKLVDIAANLMAPSYRQLRDSGELEEFDDALVHFIYSASIELNHEGEKRFT; via the exons ATGATTCATACGACGACGACGACGAAATCATCagcaagagagaaagaaaaCGATCGGAGCTTGAGTTCGCACATCCTCACCCTCCACCGCCGTCTTCTCCACGCCTTAAACCTTGGCACCAG ATATTTTGATGACAAGACAAATCAATGGAAATGGCAGTGCGTTAACATTGAAGTGCAGAAAAATGTACTTCGATCAATTACTGCTTTTCTTCATTCTATATCTTCTGATGCACGTGCCACACGTCATACCATTGTTAAG GAATCTGCTGCTGATATTTTGGGAGCATTGTTATGGATTCTTCAATGCAAAAATGAGCCCTTGTTAAGCATGGCATCAAATGTGGCAGTGAAGTTAGTTAGCGTTTTACCTAGTTCACTATTACAATTGCGTATGTTGGATCTTGTCTATTGTCTATCATCCTTGCTATCTTCACATCAAGTAGAAGTTGCAATACCCTGTGCTACTGCTTTGAATTCGATTATCTCGGGTCTGAGTGCTACAAGCGAGAAGGCAGTTATTGAAGCATTGAAAGAAACAGAGATTTCCATTTGCATAGTTCGAAATATAAAAGACTGCAGTGCGAAGAAAATCGAATATTTTGTCGAGATGGCTTCACTTTTAAGCACAATTCTGTTAAGGTGGCCTTCATCTAGGTTCCCTGTTTGTAATGATGTTGAACTTATGAAAGTTTTAGCAAACATGCATACAAAGACAGATAGTTCTATTAAACTTGTTCTTCTAAAGCTGTACACATCTTTAG CTTTATGTGATTCGGTAGCGCAAAAACTTATAGAGGATGGAAAAGTGTTTCTACAAATGATTGTGCAGGCGATGGGAAAATCAAACCCTCATGATGTTCGAATAGAGGGGTTTCGACTTGCTCAATGTCTATTG AGATCCCAAGAAAATTGTTTAAAAGTGATGGATTTGTGTGGTGAAGCTCTTGTTGATGCCATAATATGTGGGATGAGAGAGACAGGGCCGTGTTCCAAAAAAATTGAGAACAATTATGGTTCTGTATTAGTGGAAGCATGCAAGTTGGCTCTAATTACTCGTTGGGCTGGCGATCATCATATCAAGTTTTGGAAACAAGGAATTGATAAAGTCCTCCTTAATCTTCTGATTGAAAATATTCATGACCAATCGTCTGAATTTGTCTTGTCATTGGAAAAACAAATATCCATGGTGAAGGAGGGACTGAAAGTCAATTATCATGTTGCTCTGAGGAGTTATGTGTGGGACATTCTTGGGTGGCTTACAATTCATTGTGGAGAAAATTCAAACCCTTATGGTAATACACAGGAGAGTGAACTCCACATCAACTTACTAATTCTGTGTGCATG CTTCACTTTTGTGGATGTAATTCAAAAATGGTGCCGGATATGTCTAAATGATTTTGATGATAATTTTCAAAGTGAACCAGTATCAAGGACTGTTCTAATGATGATATATTCTCCATGTAATTATATTTCCTCACATGCTAGATTTGTATTATCTGATATACTGAAGGTCAAAGGAGATCCGTGCTTGAAAAACTCACTACATACCCTAGATTATATATCATCCCTGAAAAGCTATAGTTCATTTGATAAACTTCAACTTGTTATCAACTTAATTGGGTTAACTTGTTTTTCAAGTTTACCACAGTATCAAAGATGTATCATAGAAAGCAGAGGGATACAGGCTGTTGTTCGTCTCGTGCAACGATGCTTAAGTAATGATATTCATGTAGAAAGGCCTGAAGTTGCTCCTCATTTGCATACTGTATTCCATAAAAGGTCTTGTTGCTGGATTTGTAAAGGAGACTGGGAAGGTTCCAATGTTCTCTTATTTTATGGTCTGTGGGGATTAGCTGAATTTCTTCATCAGTGTGGCCTTTTACTAGACAACCCTCAGCAATTTACTAGAGAGGTGACAAACATTAAAACTCAGCTAGTTAACAAACTTCATGAGATCTGTAGTAACACCTCTTTCAGTCCTGGAGTGAAATGGTATGTTTCTTATATTCTAAGTTATTTTGGATTTTACGGTTTCCCAAATGAATATTCCAAAAGGATTGGGATGGCTTTTAATAAGGAAGAATATGCAGATTTGCGACTCATTGTAGCAAATGGGGATTCTGTGGGTGTTCATGGTGTTATTCTTGCTGTTCGATGTCCATCAATTCTACCTTCTAAAATGTTATCTGGTAGTAAGAGTTCtaaacaaataacaaataattttgtTGGAGAGACCATGCGAGAAGTTCGCTATTCTTCCCACGTTGATTATGAAgcattgttgttattgttggaaTATGTATATCTGGGGCGCTTGCATGCAGCAGAAGAAGAAACTGTGAAGAAGCTCAAAATTCTTGCTAAGCGTTGCAATCTACAGCCTCTCTTGCAAATGCTTTGCAGACAATCTCCAAAGTGGGGCATACCTTTCCCCGGCTTTACTCTTACTTCATCTCTTGATTCAGCTGGAAGTTATTTTTC AGATGTCATAATGGAAGCTAAATTGAATGAGCCTGTTGGATGGGCATGTAATATCTGTTCTCATCCAGTACCACATTTGCATGTTCACAAAGTCATATTGCAGTCTGGCTGTGACTATTTACAGGGTTTGTTTCGATCAGGAATGCAAGAAAG TCATTCACAAGTCATAAAGGTTGATATTAGCTGGGAAGCATTGACTAAACTGGCACATTGGTTTTATTCTGATGAGCTGCCGAATCCCCCTTCTGGTTGTTTGTggtttaacatggatgatcaaGAAAAGCTATTCAATTTGCAACCATATGTGGAGCTTTGTTGGCTTGGTGAGTTCTGGATTATGGAAAGTATTCAGGAAGCCTGCTGGAATGTGATTATGTCTTGTCTTGACTCTTCTAagcagttgtccattaaaataatcaaaatggCTTATAAGCTCTCCTTGTGGAAGTTGGTTGACATCGCCGCAAATCTCATGGCTCCTTCATATAGGCAATTACGGGATTCAGGTGAACTTGAAGAATTTGATGATGCACTAGTTCACTTCATTTATTCTGCTTCTATTGAACTTAACCACGAAGGTGAAAAACGCTTTACATGA
- the LOC123896405 gene encoding SEED MATURATION PROTEIN 1, with protein MAKSKDDIKYGTSQARLSEDEAVRVVYKHGTPLEGGKISDSEKVDLFSSAQNISKSDQQQQSVDSNQSQLQHDNDDTKGEEDFTTGAPSLPHKNKPPTLGHKF; from the coding sequence ATGGCAAAAAGCAAGGATGATATAAAATATGGAACATCACAAGCAAGATTATCAGAAGATGAAGCAGTGAGAGTAGTTTATAAACATGGTACACCACTTGAAGGAGGAAAAATATCAGATTCTGAAAAAGTTGATTTGTTTTCAAGTGCACAAAATATTTCAAAGAGtgatcaacaacaacaaagtgTAGATTCTAATCAATCTCAGTTGCAACATGATAATGATGATACAAAAGGAGAAGAAGATTTCACTACTGGTGCTCCTTCTTTACCACACAAGAATAAGCCTCCAACACTTGGtcataaattttga
- the LOC123898507 gene encoding thaumatin-like protein 1, with amino-acid sequence MEIGMLMLLLSTLFLSVAHSTTFTITNNCAFNIWPATLTGGGGSQSTSTGFELASKASTTLNIMAPWSGRFWGRSQCSTDTTGKFTCATGDCGSGQISCNGTGGIPPVTLVEFTLASNNGQDFYDVSLVDGFNLPVSVTPQGGSGECKATSCPNDVNKVCPTNFSVHGSDGSVIACKSACLALNQPEYCCTGDYASPDKCPPNAYSMIFKNQCPQAYSYAYDDKSSTFTCSGGGNYSITFCP; translated from the exons ATGGAAATTGGTATGCTTATGCTTTTATTATCAACCCTTTTCCTCTCAG TGGCTCACTCAACAACATTCACAATCACAAACAATTGTGCATTCAACATATGGCCAGCTACACTAACCGGAGGTGGAGGCTCACAGTCAACTTCAACAGGTTTCGAGCTAGCCTCGAAAGCTTCAACCACTCTCAACATCATGGCTCCATGGTCAGGTAGATTTTGGGGAAGATCACAATGTTcaacagacacaactggcaaaTTCACTTGTGCGACCGGTGATTGTGGATCTGGTCAAATATCTTGCAATGGAACCGGTGGAATCCCACCGGTTACATTAGTTGAATTCACTCTTGCATCAAACAATGGGCAAGATTTCTATGATGTTAGTCTTGTTGATGGTTTTAACCTACCGGTTTCAGTAACGCCGCAAGGTGGTTCCGGGGAGTGTAAAGCAACTAGTTGTCCTAATGACGTGAATAAAGTTTGTCCTACGAATTTTTCGGTTCATGGTTCAGATGGAAGTGTCATTGCTTGTAAGAGTGCTTGTTTGGCTTTGAATCAACCTGAGTATTGTTGCACTGGAGATTATGCTTCACCTGATAAGTGTCCACCAAATGCTTATTCAATGATTTTTAAGAATCAATGTCCTCAAGCTTATAGTTATGCTTATGATGATAAATCTAGCACTTTTACTTGTTCTGGTGGGGGAAATTATTCCATTACATTTTGCCCTTGA
- the LOC123898992 gene encoding pentatricopeptide repeat-containing protein At1g79080, chloroplastic-like, whose product MATLLNSVKPTSNLHAKSSRNDCSFIYTHVPYLHNHTFPFKKICFSRVLASTHITIPSKDSVFNLPNWKAGSNDQKSRGNKLNDAFLHLEHMAGKGYKPEVTQATQLLYDLCKSGQSLKAIKVMEIMVSSGTRHDDASYSFLINYLCRTGNVGYAMQLVEKMEGGGFPTNNATYNTLVKGFSVHGKFNQCMQLSDRLIKKGLVPNEVTFSILLEVAYKERGVDEAMNLLDDIIAKGGKPNLFSYNVLLTGLCKEGRTEEAIKFFRELPEKGFKPSVVSHNILLRSLCYEGRWEEAYELLAQMDREGQTPSVVTVNILISSLSYDGRIEQAFNILDEMTRSGFKVTANCYNPIIARLCKEGKVDLVVQCLDQMISQRFFLNVGTYNAISLLCEQGKVKEAFLIFETLGKKRNCPINDFYKDVIGLLCWKGNTYPAFQLLYELTMHGFTPDSLTYSSLIRGLCRRGMLDEALEIFRILEEHHYVPDVDNYNTLILGFCKSQQIDLSIEIFQMMVNKGCMPNEITYTILVEGLCFEEEVDLAANLMKELYSKGVLSQSTVERLSIQFDLKELTG is encoded by the coding sequence ATGGCCACACTACTGAATTCAGTTAAACCAACTTCAAATTTACATGCAAAGTCATCAAGAAATGATTGCAGTTTCATCTATACCCATGTTCCATATCTTCACAATCACACTTTCCCTTtcaagaaaatttgtttttctagAGTTTTGGCTTCAACCCATATCACAATTCCCTCAAAAGATTCAGTTTTTAACCTGCCCAATTGGAAAGCTGGGAGCAATGACCAAAAGAGCAGAGGAAATAAACTCAATGATGCATTTCTTCATTTAGAACACATGGCTGGTAAGGGTTATAAGCCTGAGGTGACTCAAGCAACTCAGCTTTTGTATGATCTTTGTAAGTCTGGTCAATCTTTAAAAGCTATTAAGGTTATGGAGATTATGGTAAGTTCAGGTACTAGACATGATGATGCTTCATATTCatttttgattaattatttGTGTAGGACAGGTAATGTTGGGTATGCAATGCAATTGGTTGAAAAAATGGAAGGGGGTGGTTTTCCAACTAATAATGCTACTTATAACACTTTGGTTAAAGGGTTTTCTGTGCATGGGAAATTCAATCAGTGTATGCAGCTTTCAGATAGGTTGATAAAGAAGGGTCTTGTTCCGAATGAAGTTACATTTTCTATCTTGCTCGAAGTTGCTTACAAGGAAAGGGGAGTAGATGAAGCAATGAATCTGCTAGATGATATAATTGCGAAGGGTGGTAAGCCTAATTTGTTTAGCTACAATGTGTTGTTGACGGGGTTGTGTAAGGAAGGTAGAACCGAAGAAGCTATTAAGTTTTTCCGAGAGTTGCCGGAAAAAGGGTTTAAGCCTAGTGTTGTCAGTCATAACATTTTATTAAGGAGTTTGTGCTATGAAGGGCGATGGGAGGAAGCGTACGAGCTTTTAGCACAGATGGATAGAGAGGGTCAGACTCCTTCGGTAGTTACAGTCAACATATTGATCTCCTCTCTTTCTTACGATGGAAGAATTGAACAAGCTTTCAACATTTTAGATGAAATGACCAGAAGTGGATTCAAGGTGACTGCTAATTGCTATAATCCGATTATTGCCCGTCTCTGCAAGGAAGGGAAGGTGGATCTTGTAGTTCAGTGTCTAGACCAAATGATTAGTCAGCGGTTTTTCCTTAATGTAGGAACGTACAATGCTATTTCCTTGCTTTGTGAGCAAGGGAAGGTAAAGGAGGCTTTCTTAATATTTGAAACATTGGGTAAAAAACGAAACTGCCCTATTAATGATTTCTACAAAGACGTGATTGGACTCTTGTGTTGGAAAGGGAATACTTATCCAGCTTTTCAGTTATTATATGAATTGACAATGCATGGATTTACACCAGATTCCCTTACTTACTCATCTTTGATAAGAGGATTGTGTAGAAGAGGAATGCTTGATGAGGCTCTCGAGATATTCAGGATTTTGGAAGAACATCATTATGTTCCTGATGTTGATAACTACAATACACTTATACTTGGATTTTGCAAATCTCAACAAATAGACTTGTCGATAGAGATATTTCAGATGATGGTCAACAAAGGATGCATGCCTAATGAGATAACCTATACCATTCTTGTTGAAGGGCTTTGTTTTGAAGAAGAAGTGGATTTAGCAGCTAACCTGATGAAAGAGTTGTATTCGAAAGGGGTTCTGAGTCAAAGTACTGTCGAAAGACTTTCTATACAATTCGACCTCAAGGAGTTAACAGGGTAG
- the LOC123898797 gene encoding pentatricopeptide repeat-containing protein At1g79080, chloroplastic-like, with protein sequence MATLLNSVSPTSILHSKSTRNSCSFLYTHVPNLHSHTSLKRLSFSRDLVSTHVTIPSKDSVFNLPNWKSGKNDLKSKGNKLNGVFLHLEHMVGKGHKPEVTQATQLLYDLCKSGKAKKAVRVMEIMVSSGTRPDAASYTFLINYLCRRGNVGYAMQLVEKMEDNGFPTYTATYGTLLIGLYRHGKLNQCMQILDRLIKKGPVPNEVTYSILLKAAYKERGVDEAMNLLDDIIAMGGKPKLVSYNVLLKGLCKESRTEEAIMLFKELPEKGFRPSVVSHNILLRSLCYEGRWEEAYELLAQMDRLGQAPSVDTYNIFIISLSVDGRIEQAFKVLDEMTRSGLKASVISYNSIIARLCKERKVDLVVQCLDKMINQHLHLNGGTYNAIALLCEQGMVKEAFLIFERLGKKQNSPIKDFYKNVIALLCWRGNTYPAFQLLYEMTMHGFTPDSYTYSFFIRGMCREGMFDEALELFGILEEHHYVPDVDNYNTLILGFCKSQRIGLSIEIFQMMVNKGCMPNEITYTILVEGLCYEEEMDLAANLLKELYLKGVLSESTVERLYMQYDLKELIA encoded by the coding sequence ATGGCCACACTACTGAATTCAGTTTCTCCAACTTCAATTTTACATTCAAAGTCAACAAGAAACAGTTGCAGTTTCTTGTATACCCATGTTCCAAATCTTCACAGTCACACTTCCCTCAAAAGATTAAGTTTTTCTAGAGATTTGGTTTCGACCCATGTCACTATTCCTTCAAAAGATTCAGTTTTTAACCTGCCCAATTGGAAATCTGGGAAGAATGACCTAAAGAGCAAAGGAAATAAACTGAATGGAGTATTTCTTCATTTAGAGCACATGGTTGGTAAGGGTCATAAACCTGAGGTTACTCAAGCAACTCAGCTTTTGTATGATCTTTGTAAGTCTGGTAAAGCTAAAAAAGCTGTTAGGGTTATGGAGATTATGGTAAGTTCAGGCACTAGACCTGATGCTGCTTCATATACatttttgattaattatttGTGTAGGAGAGGTAATGTTGGGTATGCAATGCAATTGGTTGAAAAAATGGAAGACAATGGTTTTCCAACTTATACTGCTACATATGGCACTTTGCTTATAGGGCTTTATAGGCACGGGAAATTGAATCAGTGTATGCAGATTTTAGATAGGTTGATAAAGAAGGGTCCTGTTCCGAATGAAGTTACATATTCTATCTTGCTTAAAGCTGCGTACAAGGAAAGGGGAGTAGATGAAGCAATGAATCTGCTAGATGATATAATTGCGATGGGTGGCAAACCTAAATTGGTTAGCTACAATGTGTTGTTGAAAGGGTTGTGTAAGGAAAGTAGAACCGAAGAAGCTATTATGCTTTTTAAAGAATTGCCAGAAAAAGGGTTTAGACCTTCAGTTGTGAGTCATAACATTTTGCTAAGGAGTTTGTGCTATGAAGGGAGATGGGAGGAAGCGTACGAGCTTTTAGCACAGATGGATAGACTGGGTCAAGCTCCTTCTGTAGATACTTACAACATATTTATCATTTCTCTTTCTGTTGATGGAAGAATTGAACAAGCTTTCAAAGTTTTAGATGAAATGACAAGAAGTGGATTGAAGGCGAGTGTTATTAGCTATAATTCGATTATTGCCCGTCTCTGCAAGGAAAGGAAGGTGGATCTTGTAGTTCAATGTCTAGACAAAATGATTAATCAGCATTTGCATCTTAATGGAGGAACGTACAATGCTATTGCCTTGCTTTGTGAGCAAGGGATGGTGAAGGAGGCTTTCTTAATATTTGAAAGATTGggtaaaaaacaaaacagcCCTATTAAGGATTTCTACAAAAACGTGATTGCACTCTTGTGTTGGAGAGGGAATACTTATCCAGCTTTTCAGTTATTATATGAAATGACAATGCATGGATTTACACCTGATTCCTATACTTACTCGTTTTTCATAAGAGGAATGTGTAGGGAAGGAATGTTTGACGAGGCTCTCGagttatttgggattttggaaGAACATCACTATGTTCCTGATGTTGATAACTACAATACACTTATACTTGGATTTTGCAAATCTCAACGAATAGGCTTGTCAATAGAGATATTTCAGATGATGGTCAACAAAGGATGCATGCCTAATGAGATAACCTATACCATTCTTGTTGAAGGGCTTTGTTATGAAGAAGAAATGGATTTAGCAGCTAACCTGTTGAAAGAGTTGTATTTGAAAGGGGTTCTGAGTGAAAGTACTGTCGAAAGACTTTATATGCAATACGACCTCAAGGAGTTAATCGCGTAG